The Triticum aestivum cultivar Chinese Spring chromosome 4B, IWGSC CS RefSeq v2.1, whole genome shotgun sequence sequence TGATTCCCCCTGGTAATCAATTGCACCAACCTCACTTACTTCATTGGTCAAATCAGGAGAACCTCCTGTGCTAACTGGAATGACAGTATTGCATGCAGCCAAAGTAAGGAAAAAATCATGGGCTGCGAGTCTTTCCTCCCCAAACAATGGTTGTTTCAGAAGTGCCAAGAGTAGTGCATCAACATTGATTTCTGACTTGGGCTTCCTGTCATGTTGGCTCGATGACTCTGCAGAAGGATAGAAACTTAATCATTTATAGGTACACGATCAAATACCAGCTGTACTTGTGTCTTTACTAGTTTCAAAATTCCATTTTCGGTCATCGGAACTAGAAACTTGAACTTTCACTACTTTGAGCTAATTAAATTAAGTATAACGGGTAGTAATTCAGCCTGGAGAAAGGTGGGTCTAGTTGCACATGCCAATCGATCACCAATCATCTAGGTTTTTATTATTACTATAGGAATGAAAGAGTGATCTAAAACGGAAAAAAAGAGCTGCAAAATAGATTATAGAGAAAAAGTAGTTAACTTGCCTGCAATGGTTATTTCATGTGATGAGTCACTAGTGACCTGCAAGGAGCTCCCATAATTCCTCCCATAGATGCTGGCTTGCTGAAATTCCATCTTATTTTGAGTCAAGGTACCTGTTTTGTCAGAAAATATATATCGTATTTGGCCTAGGTCTTCATTGATATTCAATGACCGGCACTGAAATCTTGAACCTGAACTACTGTCATACATCCGAGTATCTCCAATCATGAAGTATGACTGCCCCACTCTAACTAGCTCCATGGTGATGTATAATGATATTGGTATCATTATCTGAAAGATAATCACagaactcaagaaggagaaaaataTCTCCAATGCAAGACCATAGAACTCAAAATCCTTTCTGTTTTCCCGGCCAAAGGTGAAGTACTTTCTCCTGTAGTATGGTAGTGCGTCAAGGTTTTTAGTATTTTTAAATAACCATACACCCATCCCTGTAGCAACAACTGAGCATGTGATCAAGAGGAAAGCTGATAACCAAAGGGTTTCCCTGTTCATGTAACTCTCTAGATTGCTGCTCTTTGAACGGGATATTGTACTGTTTAACATAGCTTTTGTCTCCTGGCCAGCATAGACGACGACCCCAATAATCCattctgtgttcttgagctggcaCCCACGCAATACAATGTTAGATTGGCCAAGCGGAATCCTCTGATTATTCAGCTCCATGGTAGCTGTAAACTCATAGATATTTCTGTTAGGCTGCTCGCATTTGATCAACCCCAAATATGAGCTGTGGCTTATCATGGTAACAGTTTCCTGGCGAGCATACCTTGTTTTCAGGTTTGACTCGCCATCCAAATTCATTGTTTGGATGTAAGCTATACCATTTGGATCACTTGTACCCAGCAGGACCATATCACATGGCATTGTTTCATTGGAATGAATTTTGACAACCTCCCCCACACAAATGTGTTTCCATTTTTTCGACCGAAAATCACCATGTTGAAGAACAAGTGCCTCTCGGTTATTTTCATTCCTGTCAGATCTGTGACGACGCCAGTCTTCATAACCATCTTTTATAGCAGTCACAAACAACACAAAAAGTAGCGGGAACAATGAAGCGGTCCTTCCAAACACAGCTAAAGGAGGTAGCTGGTTAAGAGCAGCAATAACTAGGAAGTATACATAAGCCAGCCGATGGAACTGGATGAAGAGGTTCTTAGGCAGGAAAGTAATCAAAGTATACTTGCTTGTTCGAATCTCATTTCCTGTAAATTCATATCGGTCGTTTGTTCTGTCAGGATCATTGATGTAAATTAGCCTTGGGTCATGCTCTTGCTCAGATGAAAACAGGTCTTCAAAATGCGAGCTCTTGTTCCTGCCCCTCGGGGGTCGATTTGGTTTCTCCTGGGAGGAAGATACTACTCCGACCTCTAGGGATGATGGAGACCGCTGCATCTCCATTACACCACCCCAAGAAATCTTCCGCTGCCTCTCCTTCTGAGAGCATTCCACCGAGAGACGATGGAAGAAATGCGAATCAGCAGACTGGAATCGCTCTGCCACCCTGCTCACATCAGACTCCTCCGGACAATGCCTTGGTATGGCATCCCCTTCATCCGCAAAATTAACAGAAGCAGTGTCGCAATCCTCATACACTGAGGAAGAGCATGAATCAGCACGGCAGAGGCAGTTCAATGAGCCCACCGATGGCCGGGCAGAAGCAGTATACTTTGAAGGCGAGTCTGCACTTCCGGATGATGACAGGAGCAAGGGGTCAACGGTACTCATATATAACTGCCGTGTCCCAGCCCATGCATCACCCCAGTAAGCAACCAAGTTACCAGGAGGGCAAGTTCACACCGGACTTCAGCACACCATGTGCCGCACACATCTCATACTTGACGATTCTGCACCATGGACACCTCGAAGACCACAGATTTCTTCAGCCTGCTGAAAGAAAAGAGAGAGTTGGAGTTGAATTTTTCTCAGCTCATGATTATTGTGAAATCGACAGCTGAAAAAAGAATTGGAGTATGATAAAAAAAACAAGCTAATATTACTCAAAGCTGGGTTAAACATTTCAACAAGCTTGACTTGAATGCAGGTAACTAACTTAAAATAGAGCAGCTAAATTAGCACGAACTAAACTTCATTAAACCCCACAAAAAGCATGGCACCGCTTGCCCCCTCAACAACTAATACGAAACAGACCAGACTATGGTCGCGGAGCTAGTAAATCCCTCACTCAAACTTCTTAATCTCTGAACTATGCCTCGAAGCTGGATCAAACAATCAACGCCGCTTCCAGCAAAAAAGAATATCCAAAAAAACACAAGAAAAAAAGATCTCAGATCGTGCCAAAGGGAGACAGCCGAGGGACCAGACAGAAACAGGACACGCACCAAAAAGGAGGCCTCCGGATCGGACCAAGCCAATGCCGAGCTGAAAGGCTCGGCCCTCGCGGCGCGGGTTGCGGAACGGCGGATCCGCGGCGCGCTTCcgcggatctggcggcggcggcggcgacggcggaagCGGGGAGCTTCCGCGGTCAGATCCGGCGGCGGTCCACCTAGGGGCTGAAGCCGCCGACGGCGAGGAGCAGCAggaggatgagatggaggagaCGGCGGGGTGTGTGGTGTGCgaactctttttttcttttttctttttcggcgctcgctggctggctggctggcgagatcggggaggagaggaggagaaggtggTACGGCGCGTAGGCGTAGGCGTAGTGGTAGACGGGTGGAGGAGCGCGAATCATTCGCCCAATCCACCTCTGATTTCTACGTACGATTGTGTAAGTTACTCCTGGGTGGGTTCTTCCCGTTCTGCCCCTGGGTGGGTTCTTGTTTGGCGGTTAAAATCTCAAGCTTCTCAACCTCTTTCAGCTGAACCAATTTTCCGAAAACAACTCGCCTTTACCGTGCAATTACCGTATGTTGTAAATGGCCAGCTTATAGTCTCACGGTAGCCAATACCAAGAGTAGATATCTGGATAAAATAGAGCTCTCACATAGTCTAGACAACCGATAGAAACCTGTCTACGATATTGATCATTCGATCTCTGGCTGATCTCGCGTGAGTCGTTGGTTATTCACCACGATTGAACTGGCGATCGAAACGTGTCTGTGATATTTATTGTTTGATCTTTGTCTGATCTCGCGTGAGTCGTTGGATATTTGCGATGATTGAACCGGCGATCTAAACCTGTTTGCGTTTGATCTCTGCCTTATCTCCCATGAGTTATTGGATATTCACCACGATTAAACTGGATTGTTGGGTAAATTTTCAATTGCATTCCATTGTACTAACTTACATGCCCCATCAAGGCAATTTCATCATTTCACCTAGCGGTATATAAAGGGCAACATCGTGCTCGATCCACCCTACTTGCTCCTTCTCCACACCTCCCACTGCCAGAGCCAACCCCGTGTCGCCGCCTTCTCCTTCGAACAGTCGATCGCCGCCTTGTTCGTCTCTTATGCTGAACCCCACCATCTGTGTCGATGATGTTGTCACCATCTTCCTCGTGTGCAGACGGCAAGAGGAACGCAGTCATTCTCTCGCTTCACCGGCCGGCAACCACCGGCGCATTCAATGTCTCTAGCCCTCCCTGGCTCTCAGCTATGTTTGCTGACGGGCACCCGCCACGTGGAACGTCATATGTGACCTATaagttcatctctctctctctctctctctctctctcacacacacacacacacacacgtgcacgcacgcacgcacgcacacacacacacacacattcctCTTCTCTGATCCCCTCTCAAGTTCAACTCCTGGCCCAACCATGGCGTCCATTCGTCATCCACTCCTCATGTATTCCTCTCTCCTCTAGGTCGGGtagtgatggtgtcctggactagagggtgctcaccacatcgtctcccggcTAGGAGGGCCGGGACAATGACCCCCATGATGATTTATTGGTGGGCCACGTTCGTCAAAGCCCACAACGTCAAGATGGGATGTTTCCGAAGACTTGGTGCCTACTCCAAAACTTAGAGGTCGTCTACCCCAGATTGCCCTATATGTAAGTGATCTATATGTAAGCCCTAGACCcctcctggtgtgtgtgtgtgtgtagacgACACACAACGATCTCGCAGTAGATCCTCCTATAATATGTACTCCCTCAAATAAATACAATCAAAGCAGGACgcagggtattatctcttcgagagagcctagTGGGTAAAACTCTGTGTCTCCATTATCATCGCACCAAGTCtgccagttcgggaccccctgacggtgtcctagactagggagTGCTAGCCACGTCGTTCGGCCAGTCATGGGCCAGACCGAGGACCCCTAGACAACTGAGGAATGGGTCGTGTTTACCATGGCTCCCAGCATACTCAAGTTGGAGTCCTCCAAAGACTTGGCGCACACTTCAAGATGTGTTCAAATTATCGGCAAGCTTGTCCCTAGATGTAACCGGCCTgcatgtaaccctaggtacccccggTCCATATATAAGCCTAGGAGATTAGCTCGTAGGGTTAAGTTAGATAAATTCACATAtggtctcgaggtagatcatcttgtACTTTCTACTCCATCACAATTCATACAACAAAAGCAAGACGTAGGTTTTTAACTCCTCGAgacgacccgaacctgggtaaacatcgtgtctcttgttcGTCATGTTACCATCTAGCCAAGATCGCCggcttgggaccccctactcgagatccaccggATTTAACCCCACATTGGTAAATAATATTGTTTTCATTCACAAATCACTCGCTAAAGGGTGGTGCTTGTGACCCAGCAGCGAGATCTGTCGGGTTTGCTTCTGTCTCAATggtgtttctgaaggaaatatgccctagaaacaataataaagttattatttatttcttatttcatgataaatgtttattattcatgctagaattgtattaaccggaaacatgatacatgtgtgaatacatagacaaacatattgtcaatagtatgcctctactagactagctcattaatcaaagatggttatgtttcctaaccatagacatgagttgtcatttgattaacgggatcacatcattagtagaatgatgtgattgacatgacccattccgttagcttagcacttgatcatttagtatgttgttattgctttcttcatgacttatacaaagttcctataactatgagattatgcaactcccgtttaccggaggaacactttgtgtgctaccaaacgtcacaacgtaactgggtgattataaaggagctttacaggtgtctccaaaggtacatgttgagttggcgtattttgagattaggttttgtcactccgattgtcggagaggtatctctgggccctctcggtaatgcacatcactataagccttgcaagcaatgtggccaatgagttggttacggaatgatgcattacgtaacgagtaaagagacttgtcggtaacgagattgaactaggtattgagataccgacgatcgaatctcgggcaagtaacataccgatgacaaaaggaacaacgtatgttgttatccggtttgaccgataaagatcttcgtagaatatgtaggagccaatatgagcatccaggttccgctattggttattgaccagaaacagttctaggtcatgtctacatagttctcgaacccgtagggtccgcacgcttagtgttacgatgacagttatgttatgagtttatatgttttgatgaaccgaagtttgttcggagtcccggaaatgatcacggacatgacgaggagtctcgaaatggttgagacataaatattgatatattggacgactatattcggacactgtaagtgttccgggtgatttcggagaaaaccgaagtgccggaggggttaccggaaccccgcggggaagtattgggccttagtgggcctgaggggggagagagggtagcagcccaggaggtggcgcgccccctcccatgaggagtccgaattgtactaggggagggggggtgcggcccctctttccctctccctctccctctctttccttcccccttccctcttcctagttggactaggaaaggggagttctactcctactaggaggaggacttccccctccttggcgcgccccaagggccgaccggcctccccccttgctcctttatatacgggggcaggggggcaccccaaagacacacaagttgatcttcgtgatcgttccttagccgtgtgcggtgcccctctccactatattccacctcggtcatatgttgcggtgcttaggcgaagccctgcgtcggtagaacatcataatcatcaccacgccgtcgtgctgacggaactcatccccgacaccccctggatcggagtccggggatcgtcatcgagctgaacgtgtgctgaactcggaggtgccgtacgtccggtacttggatcggtcggatcgtgaagacgtacgactacatcaaccgcgttgttctaacgcttccgcttacggtctacgagggtacgtggacaacactctcccctctcattgctatgcatcaccatgatccttgcgtgtgcgtaggaatttttttgaaattactatgttccccaacagtggcatccgagcctggttttatgcgtagatgtcatatgcatgagtagaacacaagtgagttgtgggcgatataagtcatactgcttaccagcatgtcatactctggttcagcggcattgtgagatgaagcggcccggaccgacattacgcgtacgcttacgcgagactggtttcaccgctacaagcactcgttgcttaaaggtgacggcgggtgtctgtctctctcactttagttgaaccgagtgtggctacgcccggtccttgcgaaggttaaaatagcaccaacttgacaaactatcgttgtggttttgatgtgtaggtaagaacggttcttgctaagcccgtagcagccacgtaaaatttgcaacaacaaagtagaggacgtctaacttgtttttgcagggcatgttgtgatgtgatatggtcaagacgtgatcctatattttattgtatgagatgatcatgttttgtaaccgagttatcagcaactggcaggagccatatggttgtcgctttattgtatgaaatgcaaacgccctgtaattgctttactttatcactaagcggtagcgatagtcgtagaagcaatagatggcgtaacgacaacgatgctacgatggagatcaaggtgtcacgccggtgacgatggtgatcacgacggtgcttcggagatggagatcacaagcacaagatgatgatggccatatcatatcacttatattgattgcatgtgatgtttatcctttatgcatcttatcttgctttgattgatggtagcattttaagatgatctctcactaaattatcaagaagtgttctccctgagtatgcaccattgcgaaagttcttcgtgctgagacaccacgtgatgatcgggtgtg is a genomic window containing:
- the LOC123092213 gene encoding phospholipid-transporting ATPase 1 gives rise to the protein MSTVDPLLLSSSGSADSPSKYTASARPSVGSLNCLCRADSCSSSVYEDCDTASVNFADEGDAIPRHCPEESDVSRVAERFQSADSHFFHRLSVECSQKERQRKISWGGVMEMQRSPSSLEVGVVSSSQEKPNRPPRGRNKSSHFEDLFSSEQEHDPRLIYINDPDRTNDRYEFTGNEIRTSKYTLITFLPKNLFIQFHRLAYVYFLVIAALNQLPPLAVFGRTASLFPLLFVLFVTAIKDGYEDWRRHRSDRNENNREALVLQHGDFRSKKWKHICVGEVVKIHSNETMPCDMVLLGTSDPNGIAYIQTMNLDGESNLKTRYARQETVTMISHSSYLGLIKCEQPNRNIYEFTATMELNNQRIPLGQSNIVLRGCQLKNTEWIIGVVVYAGQETKAMLNSTISRSKSSNLESYMNRETLWLSAFLLITCSVVATGMGVWLFKNTKNLDALPYYRRKYFTFGRENRKDFEFYGLALEIFFSFLSSVIIFQIMIPISLYITMELVRVGQSYFMIGDTRMYDSSSGSRFQCRSLNINEDLGQIRYIFSDKTGTLTQNKMEFQQASIYGRNYGSSLQVTSDSSHEITIAESSSQHDRKPKSEINVDALLLALLKQPLFGEERLAAHDFFLTLAACNTVIPVSTGGSPDLTNEVSEVGAIDYQGESPDEQALVIAASAYGYKLVERTTGHIVIDVQGERIRLDVLGLHEFDSVRKRMSVVVRFPDDSVKVLVKGADTSMLSILRTRNHDGLFDSLHAKTIETTENHLSSYSSEGLRTLVIGSKYLSNEEFSEWQERYEEASTSMTERSAKLRQAAALVECDLTLLGATGIEDKLQDGVPEAIESLRQAGIKVWVLTGDKQETAISIGLSCRLLTQGMHSIIINGSSEIECRSLLADAKAKFGIKSADLGKQDVEDLHNGDVSKLRSSNGQASESGIQNFQLTGVIANDKSANIEESPNFDDAELALIIDGNSLVYILEKDLESELFDLATSCKVVICCRVAPLQKAGIVDLIKSRTSDMTLAIGDGANDVSMIQMADVGVGICGQEGRQAVMASDFAMGQFRFLKRLLLVHGHWNYQRMAYMILYNFYRNAVFVLMLFWYILHTAYSATLALTDWSSVFYSLIYTSVPTVVVGILDKDLSHNTLLYYPRLYEAGLRNEGYNMTLFWITMLDTLWQSLVLFYVPFFTYNISTMDIWSMGSLWTIAVVILVNIHLAMDIQRWVLITHLAIWGSIAATFLCMVLIDSIPIFPNYGTLYNMAASRTYWLSVCLIIVLGLLPRFLCKVIYETFWPSDIQIAREAELLKKLPQQLRSRPESDIS